The nucleotide window TTCACGTCGCTGCCCCTGTGCGGAGTCGCGGTCGCGGATCCGGGCGCGGCGGCCTTGTTTTCGCTGACGGCGGTGAATGCGCTGTGCGTTTGGCTGGCGATTCGCGCGCAGGCATCCGACTCCCGCGCGGGTCTGTTGCTCGCGCTGCTGCTCTTGTACATGGGATTCGTTTGTGGATTTCGCTGGGAGGGAGCTGCGTATGCGCCCGCCGTGATTCTCGCGGCGCGCAGCCAGCGCGCTCTGCGGGGGGGCGGCGTTCTGCTCATCGCATACGCGGGTGGTGCGCTGCTGCGGTTGGCCGTCTCCGAGTCGGTGCTTCCCGCGCTTGCCTATCCGACGTTGGCGCCGAGCCCGTTGCTCGCGGCACTAACGATCCTGCCGTGGACCCTCTGGGCGATTCCGGCGATCCGCGGTTGGAACCGCGATCTGCCGATCGCATTGTGCGCCGCGGTGGTAATTCTGATCATAGCGGTCAGTTCGCATGCGCCCGCGGCGTTGACCGCTCGCGTGCTGCTGCTGTCACCGGTGGTCGCGCTGGTGTCCGCCGATCATTTTCTGCGGGCGTTCGCCGCGCGCAGCGAGCGTTCGCTCAGCGCGTCACTCTGGCCGTACCTGCTGCTCGGTTGTACGTTCGCGCTGTTGATCGCCGCCGCGCTCCCGAGCGCGACCGGCGGACTCAAGGTGAGTGTCGCGTCAGCGATCACCGCTGCGCTATTGACGGCGGGTTTGCTGGCGACCTACCTGCTGCGTCAGCCGCGTTGGAGTTTCGCTCTGCTCTTCACATGCGCGCTGTGGTTCGGCGCCGTCTTTCGCCACCAGTTCGAGCGACCCGCGCCGCCATCCTCAGGAACCATGTTCGGCTGGCTCGCCGGCGCGCTTGTGCTTGTGCTCTCCGTCGTGGCGGCCATAGCGTGGAAACGTCTATTCGGCGCGCCGATCCCTGCTTCCGTCGTTGGCGAATCCTCTGACATCACCGCTGGCGGCGCCGAATTCCGGCGCTATGCTGTCAATCCGCTCACGGACTGGTCAGGCAGAATTGTCGAGTTCACCGGGCGGGATCATGACCGCGAACTTCGCTTCGCGGTCTTCGGCGACCTGGCCGGTGCCGATTCCGTCGTGAGCACACGGCAGCGCGGCTACTTTGTCTATCGGACGCTCGTCGAGCGTCTTCGTGCGTCAGGCGCGGAGTTCGCGGTCTCCCTGGGCGACATGTCGCTCAGCGCCACCGAGCTGCAATACCGTCGGCTGCGTCAGCTCCTGCGGCGTTTTCCGCTGCCGCTTGTGGTCACGCCGGGTAATCATGATCTTTTCGACGGCGATCGTCTGGATTTGCGGCTGTTCCACGGCTTGTTCGGCGCCGACCAGCGCAGTTTCGAGCTCGGCCGTGTCCAATTCGTCATTCTGAATAATGCCCTTGGCAGCGTCTCACCGGATCAATTCCGCTGGCTCGAGCAGGAATTGACCGCGGCCCATGCGGCGGAGTTCCGGCTGGTCTTCGCGCACAAACCGCTGTTTGATCCGCGCGCCGGAGTCTTCTATGCCATGGAGGATCGGGCAGACGCCGAGCAACTTCATGCGCTGTTCAGGCAAACGCGCGTGACCGCCGTGTTCTCCGGACACATTCACGCGCTGCGCGTCTTCGATCGCGACGGGATCCAGTACGTGATCTCCGGCGGCGGCGGTTCCAAACTCGTCTCGGCATCGGAGCGTCACCATTACTGGATCGCGACGGCCCGACCCGGATCGCTGAGTCTGGAGGCGCTGCCGATCTCGAGTCATGAAGTCTCCCTCGCCGAGCCGCTCCAGCGCTTCGAGTTCCGCAACGCATGATCCTGCGCGGTCCACGAATTACGGCTGAACCGCGCCGCATTCTGTTCATCCAGCTGCGACGCATCGGCGACACGCTGCTCGGCACTCCGGCAATTCGCGCGCTGCATACTCGCTTTCCGCGCGCACAGCTCGATTTCATCGCGGAGCAGCCTGCTGACGAAGTCCTGTCCGGTCACCCGCACATTGCTCGCCTGCTGGTCGCCCCTCGTCACGGCCTGCGCGAGACCGTTGAGTTTGTCCGGCTGATGCGCCGCGAGCGCTATGATTGGACCATCGATTTCCTGTCGAATCCGCGCAGCGCGCAGTTTGCATTTCTGTCCGGTGCGGCGGTTCGAGTCGGCCTGAATCGCTTCGGTCGGCGCTGGGCTTACACCCATCGCGTGATGGAGGAGCCGCGCGACGCCGATCTTTATGCGGTCGATCTTCGTCTGGAAATTCTGCGCCAACTCGGCGTTCCGTCCGCTGGCCGCGAGTTGGAGATGTTCGCGGATCAGGCCGCTCCCGACGCGACACGGCAAGCGGCGGCCGCGTTACGCAATCTGCCTCGCCCGCGTGTGGCGGTGGCGGTCGGCGGCGCAAATCCCGCTAAACGCTACCCCGCCGAGCTCTGCGCCGCCGTGATCGATCAACTACAACGGCACGGCTGCTCCTGTCTTCTCACCTCCGGTCCCGGCGAGGCCATCTATGGCGAGCAAGTCCAATCGGTGCTGCCTACTCGCATTCCGCAGCTGATAGACGCCCGCGTCCCGCTACTGGCGGCGCTGTATCGCGATGTCGATTTGTATCTTGGCCCCGACTCCAGCCCCAAGCACGTCGCCGTGGCCTGTGGGATTCCCACCGTGACGCTGTTCGGTCCGGGCAACCCGCTGAATTGGAACGACTCAACGAGTCCGCGTCAGATCGTGCTGACGCCGGATTGCGTCGATCGTCCGCGCTGCGTCGAGTCCATTTGTGCGCAACGCGGCTGCCTGCGTCGCCTCGACCCGGCTGTCGTCGCGGAAGCGGCATTGCGGCTCTTGAACAAATAAAGCGAGCGGATCACTCGGATCCGCTCGTCGGTCGGTACATTCTCTGATTGGTTGCGCGTGCTATCGCCCGCGTGTTCGCGTCAGGTCCCGCCGAGCCTTCTTGGTCGGTCGGGGCCCCTCCTCCTTCTTGGCGCCGCCCCGCCACTCCCGGTTGGCAACTTGGATTTCGCGAAATTTCTCCAGCGTTTCCTGCGCCGTCTGCTCTTCGTACATTCGCTTCGCATCCTGCTTGGAAAGGTTGATATCCGCGGCCTCTTTCACAACGTAGGCGCGATATAAGCCCTGGCTGCGAATCTTGACCATGTCATTCGCGCCGACTAAACTCCCGGCATCGGCGAATCGCTCGCCGATCATGATCTTACCTTCGCGACACGCCTGCGTAGCCTGAGTTCGCGATTTGAACAAGCGGGCGCGATGCAGCCAGATATCAAGTCGGATTTTGTCGTTCATCTTGGTCTTCGTATCCACAATCGAAGTTCACGGAATATACGCATTTCTCCTTGAAAAGACAAGCCGTGCGGACCGCCGGCCTTCAACCCTTCGACCACCTTATCAACTCCCACCCCCCATGCGCAAGTTCCAGTTCTTGCTTACCTTCATTGCGGTTTGTATGGTTTCGACGGCTCTGGCATCGCCGCTGGAATCGAATCTGAAGAAGCATGTCAAATTCCTCGCGGACGACAAGCAGGAAGGCCGCGGCATCGGCACGAAGGGCCTGGATGAGTCCGCCCAGTATATCGCCGACCGCTTTCAGGAGCTGGGCCTGCAGCCTCCCTTTGGCGGCAGCTATTTTCAGCCGTTCGAGATGGGCTGGGGAGTCCAGCTCGGCCCGAACAATCGCGTCCAATCCGGCGATACCGGCGCGGACACCTCCTCCGGCATCATGCCGATCGGTTTTTCCAGCGCCGGCACTGTCACCGCACCGGTCGTGTTTGTCGGCTACGGGATCACCGCTCCCGAATTCAACTATGACGATTTCGCCGACATGCACGTGGACAGCGCGATCATCCTCTGTCTGACCGGGGAGCCCGGCGAATTCGATTCGTCGTCCGTCTTTGAAGGCGTCAACTACACGGCTCACGCGACGCTGCGCAGTAAGGCCAGCAACGCGAAGCTGAAGAATGCGGTGGCGATGCTGGTTGTCGAAGGTCCGCTCTACGCCGGAACGGGCGTGGAGGAGTTAGCGGTGCCGCGCGCCGATGAGCCTTATCTAGATTGCGGCATTCCGGCCCTGCGGATCACCCGCGAGGCCCTGGCCAGGCTCTTTCCCGAGTTCGAACTTGAGAAACTGCAACGCTCCATCGACAGCAACACGCAACCGCGCAGCATGCAGATCACGGACAGCGTCAACGTCACTCTGACCGCCGACCTGACGCGTGAAACCGTCGCCGTCAAGAATGTCGTCGGTCTGATTCCCGGCAACGACACGGTTATCGTCGTCGGCGCTCACTACGATCACCTCGGTTTCGGCCAGAGCGGGAGTCTCGATCCCCACCCCGGCAAGATTCATAACGGTGCAGACGACAACGCCAGCGGTGTTGCCTCGGTGATCGAGATCGCGCGCGATCTCATGTCCCGGCCGATTCCCGAGACGGTCATGTTGGCGACCTTCACCGCCGAGGAAACCGGCTTGGGCGGCTCCTCGCACCTGGTGAAGAACTTCCCGCTGCGGCTCGATCTGGTGCGGGCCATGATCAATCTCGATATGGTCGGTCGCGTGAAGGACAATCAATTTTCCGTGCTTGGCTGCAAGAGCGCCGACGAATTTTCCGGGATCATCGAGGACGCCAATCAGTCGATCGGACTGAACGTCACCTGCAAGGGCGACGGCTACGGCCCCTCGGATCACATGAACTTCTATCTGGCCGACCGTCCCGTGCTCTTCTTCTTTTCCGGCGCGCACGAAGACTATCACCGCTCGACCGACGACTACAAGCGCATCAACTTTGACGACATGGCCCGTGTCACCCGGCTGGCTGAAAATACGGTACGCGGGATTTCGAAATTCTCCGCACCGTTGACCTTTGTCAAGAGTTCGGAACCGCCTCCGCAGGGCGGCGGTCGTTTTCGCGCCTGGTTTGGCTCGATCCCCGACTACTCGCAAGCGGACACGCTGATCGGGGTCCTGCTCAGCGGCGTTCGCAGCGGCAGCCCGGCGGAGTCGGCCGGACTGACGGGCGGCGACCTCATGGTTCAGATGGGCAAGGTCAAGCTCAACAACATCTATGATCTCGTGTTTGCCCTGCGCACCTACGCTCCCGGCGACAGCGCTGACGTTCACTACCTGCGCAAGGGCGCGGAGCGTTCATCGGTATGTGTCTTTGGCTCACCGCCGAAATAGCTCGTCACTTTCCGTTCACCGACCACCGCCAACTTTCACTCTGATGCATACACTCTCTCTCCTTGCGATAGCACTCTGCGCGGCCCTTGCGCTTGCCGAGCCGTTGATCTATGAAGGCGAAACTCACCTCCGCAACGTGCGCCAATTGACGTTCGGCGGTGAGAATGCCGAAGCCTATTTCTCTTACGACGGCGACCTGATAGTCTATCAGGCGACCCGCGACAGCTTTAAGTGCGACCAGATTTTCACGATGAATCTCGACGGTTCCGGTCAGCAGTTGATCAGCACCGGGACGGGCGCCACGACCTGTTCTTTTTTCGTTCCGGGAACCGAGGATATCGTCTTTTGCAGCACCCATGAACACGGTGCCGAGTGCCCCGTGAAACCGGACCGCGCGCTGGGCTACGTGTGGGGTCTGTTCAACTATGACGTGTTCCGCGCGAAGCGGGACGGTTCGAATTTGCGTGTGCTCGCGAACTCCAGCGGTTACGACGCCGAGGCCGCCGTCAGCCCCGACGGCAAGGAGGTCGTCTTCACGTCGGCGCGCGACGGCGATCTCGAACTGTACAAGATGAACTCCGACGGCACGAACATCCGGCGGCTCACGTACACGGTCGGCTACGACGGCGGGCCGTTCTTTTCTCCGGATGGCAAGTACATTGTGTATCGCGCTTTTCACCCGCGTTCACCGGAGGAGTTGGTGCGCTGGAACACGTTGTGGAGCGAGCAGGCGGTGTCGCCGACTCGCCTTGAACTCTGGATCATGAATTCGGATGGCACGGGCCAGCGTCAGGTCACGAATCTCGGCGCGGCCAGCTTTTGTCCGTACATGAGTCCCGACGGAAGCTGGATCGTGTTCACGAGCAACTTTGCCGACAGCTCCGGCAGCCACATGCCGAACTTCGATCTCTGGCGCATTCATCCTGACGGCTCCGGGTTGGATCGGGTCTCAAACTCGCCGGTATTCGACGGCTTTCCGATGTGGTCCTACGACGGCAAGAAGCTGATCTTTGCTTCGAATCGCGGCGAGCAGAAGCATTCTCACGAAACGAATATCTTCATCGCCGACTGGATCGAATAGTCTCCTGAACGCCCTGCGAATCGCAAGAGGCGGCCCGCGGGCCGCCTCTTGCTGCTTTGTCTGACGCGGGCGCCCTCGGCCCGCGGCGTTGGCTACCGCAGAAGGGCGATCTTGCGCACGGCGCTCAGGCCGTTAGCTTCAAGTCGCGCGAAATAGATACCCGTCGGCAGGGACGTGCCGGTTGCGCCGCGGGCATCCCACGCGATCTGATGCACGCCCGCCGGCAGTTCGCGATTCACCACCGTGGCGACGTGCTGCCCCAGCGCGTTGAATACGCTTAGCTGTGCCTGTGCCACATCGGTCAGTTCAATCGTGAACGTGGTGGTCGCGTTGAACGGATTGGGGAACGGTGTTCCCAGTCCGAACTTGCTCGGGACGGGTTCCGCTTCGAATCCGAGCACGTTGGCGGTCGCCGTGATCTGATTGTGCGCATCGCGCAGTTCATAAAACATGGAGATGCTCGGCGGCAAACCTGCCGATCCCGTCAGCTCGATGGATGCCAACACTCCGCTGCCTGACACCGTCGGGGCTTGCGGATTCAACCGGCCCATGGCGATATCCACCGCCTGGCCGCGAACCGTGCGCAGGAACAACGTGGTTCCGGCGCCGAGAAAACCGCCGTCTGAGGCGTCGTCGATCGTGGCGTCCGGCCCGTCGACGGCCAGATAGATGTGAGCAGTCGTCAGGGCCTCGACATCACGAGCCTGCACCTCCGCGGTCCAGCCGTGCGCAGTTGGACGAATCACGACCGCCACCGCTCGCGCCGCGTCGAGTTGCGTGCCGTTCGCCCGCGGCGGCTCCGGCAGCGAAGTCGTCGAGCTGCTGTTATACCAGTTGTACATCGTGGACAGGGAGAGCAGATCGTAGGCATCCAGTCTGCCGTCGGGATTCGCCACCAGATTCGGGACGGTAGTCCCGGTGTACGGTCCGATATCCGAAATCGGATCAAACGTGATGCCGTCTCCGTTCCAGCCCTGGGTGAACACGTTCACGTCCGCAAAATCGATGCGTCCGTCCACGGCGGGAATCATGTTCGGCGGATCGCCCGGATCATCGGACGGGGAAGCGATATCTCCCAGGTAGCCGCCCCGCAGGTGCATGTCGTTTCCGACCCACGTACTGACTTCGGCGTTGTGGACGTCCCGGAAATCGGCGAGGCTGTCCGCGAAGGCGAAGTCCCCGGTTGACGGCACGCTGAAGGAATCGGCTCGCACGACAATTGAGGCGATCACGCGCGACGATCCCGTCGTCAACCCGTCATCGTCACCCACCATTGACGCGTTGATCTCCAGCGTCCCGGCGGTATTATTGAAATCGTAGAGGAAGATCTTGTTCGTGAACCGCTCGCCGGACCAGAGGTTGCCTTCATTCACGCTGATCACGTCGATCATGGACGGTGGGAAGGTCAGCACCGTTCGCAGCGCCGTAATCGAATCGGTCCGCGATGCACGCAGTTCGATCGTTCGCGTTGCGCCGCGCTGGAGCAGCAAGTAGGTATCGTCATCGATGGGATCAACCATCTCGATTCGCATCGTGTTGTCGGCGGGTCCGCCGCCGCCCGTACTGTCGCCGGCTTCTTCGGCCAGCCAATCCCGGCGCAGGCTCTTGGTAACGATGTCGCGATCGGCATCGGCCGTGAACACGACCAGGCCCGTATCTTCGGACATCACCGCCAATCCGCGCGGGTCGAGGAACTGCGACAGTGACGCACCGTTGCTGCCAATCGTCGTGACGAAGGCCGGGGCGGTGGATCCACCGCTGCCTGTCGCTTCGTCATCGCGATAGAGCACGAGCCGCCCGTTGCCGTTATCGGAGACCGCCAGATAGACGTCCTGATCCTGCATGACCACCTCGATATCATCGGGGCTGGACAGTAAATCAGTTGCGCCGCTGACGGCATTCCACGCCACCACCGGGCTGATCCAGTTGTCCGGGTCAACGGCGGCACTCGGCAGGTAGGCCAGCTTCTGCAGCCGGTTGTTGCCGGTATCGCACAGGTAAATGTCGAAGTGACCCAGTCGTGAATTCCAGCGCGCGGCGATTCCGCGCGGCAGATTCAGTTGCCCCAGGCTCGAACCCTGCCGGCCGTATTCCGCCTGATCCACCGACTCCGCGTAACGCACGCGAATAAAGATTCCGTCGCTCGGAACCAGACCGTGGGCGCCGTCGCCGAAGCGGACTTCCCCCGTGAAGCGATTGACCTCACAGGTCCGGTCCGTCGGTCCGGTAATCAGCAAGTCGTCAACGATGGTCCACGGAATCGAGTCCGCGCTGGCCCACACGGAGTAACTGCCTTCGCCGCCCACCGTTCCCAGTTTGTAAGTCTGCAACGGGGAACCGTCCGACTTGCCCGGGACTTCGTATCGCCAGGCGCCGCCAAAGCAGTCGTCAATGTTGTCATACGCACGAATGACCTTCAGCTTGTGCGCGTCGGAATCGGTGACAAACAGATTGTCGTTCTTGATCGGCGCCGTGCCGTCCAGTTCAAAGTAGTCACCGACATTAAACTCAATGGCATCGACGTCGTCGGTCACCGAAATGTCATCGGTTGAGTTTGTGATCGTGAACGTGACGCCCGGAATTGCGGTGCTGTTGGCTGCCCCGTGATTCCAAACCAGGAAGTCGTTGACGACGTTCAGGTTGGTCTGGTCGAGAATGGAGAGCACGCCGTCGATCACCTTGAACACGATGCGCGGATCGCCGCCATCGAGCGTTGTCCAGGCTTTGCCGCAGGCCAGCATCGGCACGACCTGTCCGTTGATCGACGGACAAATGAGTCGCGGCTCGTAGGCGTACTGCGTCGCGGCGGCACCTTCCACATAGATCATCCGGCCCGTAGCGGTTGTCGCCGGCGAGAAATCCGCGGCGCTCACGTCATAGGTCTTGTAGCGAATTCCGTCCTGGTCGGCCGTCGTGGCGTACGGATAGGCGATGTGTACGTTGCCCAGGTCATCCGCGTACGCGCTGAACCGTTGCGGCGAAGCGTCTTCGCCGGTCGTCAGCGCGGTGCCGGCTC belongs to candidate division KSB1 bacterium and includes:
- a CDS encoding metallophosphoesterase yields the protein MTERRVFSYESAVSAILLLALAAVSGLPYVAQAWNLSFIERGFIIVNAALALIVLGLIYDVGERLHATGKGIYAAAVFTSLPLCGVAVADPGAAALFSLTAVNALCVWLAIRAQASDSRAGLLLALLLLYMGFVCGFRWEGAAYAPAVILAARSQRALRGGGVLLIAYAGGALLRLAVSESVLPALAYPTLAPSPLLAALTILPWTLWAIPAIRGWNRDLPIALCAAVVILIIAVSSHAPAALTARVLLLSPVVALVSADHFLRAFAARSERSLSASLWPYLLLGCTFALLIAAALPSATGGLKVSVASAITAALLTAGLLATYLLRQPRWSFALLFTCALWFGAVFRHQFERPAPPSSGTMFGWLAGALVLVLSVVAAIAWKRLFGAPIPASVVGESSDITAGGAEFRRYAVNPLTDWSGRIVEFTGRDHDRELRFAVFGDLAGADSVVSTRQRGYFVYRTLVERLRASGAEFAVSLGDMSLSATELQYRRLRQLLRRFPLPLVVTPGNHDLFDGDRLDLRLFHGLFGADQRSFELGRVQFVILNNALGSVSPDQFRWLEQELTAAHAAEFRLVFAHKPLFDPRAGVFYAMEDRADAEQLHALFRQTRVTAVFSGHIHALRVFDRDGIQYVISGGGGSKLVSASERHHYWIATARPGSLSLEALPISSHEVSLAEPLQRFEFRNA
- a CDS encoding glycosyltransferase family 9 protein, coding for MILRGPRITAEPRRILFIQLRRIGDTLLGTPAIRALHTRFPRAQLDFIAEQPADEVLSGHPHIARLLVAPRHGLRETVEFVRLMRRERYDWTIDFLSNPRSAQFAFLSGAAVRVGLNRFGRRWAYTHRVMEEPRDADLYAVDLRLEILRQLGVPSAGRELEMFADQAAPDATRQAAAALRNLPRPRVAVAVGGANPAKRYPAELCAAVIDQLQRHGCSCLLTSGPGEAIYGEQVQSVLPTRIPQLIDARVPLLAALYRDVDLYLGPDSSPKHVAVACGIPTVTLFGPGNPLNWNDSTSPRQIVLTPDCVDRPRCVESICAQRGCLRRLDPAVVAEAALRLLNK
- a CDS encoding M20/M25/M40 family metallo-hydrolase; translation: MRKFQFLLTFIAVCMVSTALASPLESNLKKHVKFLADDKQEGRGIGTKGLDESAQYIADRFQELGLQPPFGGSYFQPFEMGWGVQLGPNNRVQSGDTGADTSSGIMPIGFSSAGTVTAPVVFVGYGITAPEFNYDDFADMHVDSAIILCLTGEPGEFDSSSVFEGVNYTAHATLRSKASNAKLKNAVAMLVVEGPLYAGTGVEELAVPRADEPYLDCGIPALRITREALARLFPEFELEKLQRSIDSNTQPRSMQITDSVNVTLTADLTRETVAVKNVVGLIPGNDTVIVVGAHYDHLGFGQSGSLDPHPGKIHNGADDNASGVASVIEIARDLMSRPIPETVMLATFTAEETGLGGSSHLVKNFPLRLDLVRAMINLDMVGRVKDNQFSVLGCKSADEFSGIIEDANQSIGLNVTCKGDGYGPSDHMNFYLADRPVLFFFSGAHEDYHRSTDDYKRINFDDMARVTRLAENTVRGISKFSAPLTFVKSSEPPPQGGGRFRAWFGSIPDYSQADTLIGVLLSGVRSGSPAESAGLTGGDLMVQMGKVKLNNIYDLVFALRTYAPGDSADVHYLRKGAERSSVCVFGSPPK
- a CDS encoding PD40 domain-containing protein, with protein sequence MHTLSLLAIALCAALALAEPLIYEGETHLRNVRQLTFGGENAEAYFSYDGDLIVYQATRDSFKCDQIFTMNLDGSGQQLISTGTGATTCSFFVPGTEDIVFCSTHEHGAECPVKPDRALGYVWGLFNYDVFRAKRDGSNLRVLANSSGYDAEAAVSPDGKEVVFTSARDGDLELYKMNSDGTNIRRLTYTVGYDGGPFFSPDGKYIVYRAFHPRSPEELVRWNTLWSEQAVSPTRLELWIMNSDGTGQRQVTNLGAASFCPYMSPDGSWIVFTSNFADSSGSHMPNFDLWRIHPDGSGLDRVSNSPVFDGFPMWSYDGKKLIFASNRGEQKHSHETNIFIADWIE
- a CDS encoding T9SS type A sorting domain-containing protein, producing MNLRYRLLSASLASLLSLSIAATAASSYRSFVEWNGPYFNVQHALNSDSSAYLDYLVNSPLPLYGSPFSSPTAVAMFGSVTTPSVFVVDRDQRRVQVFTTSAGWNVEDLSYSATPVQGNFGAAQIKFSQGEIVPASERIRINGKFFRRVSSLTGYGVADSVYAIANSGGPNIGGVVALPAGWDLTVNDSVRVEYGYATPQGVAGIGEVDYVLTAATPVALPLQLNEATQANDPALTDLSSIALNTSVRSGEVVDLYLINSLSSGAGALASYALDAVGFGGAFTYVDQYPGALSRPHDVEIVETDVNTDGSIAENLPSGTNNLLLTESVHNQNTFLGHDYRLTFSFDTASTMNQSASPLNEESDIAFDPLTGRLHMVFCRDNDTEGTSYSYSDDYGQTWSAAVRISPTSLTGAHDRPRIALRSTGELHVIYEAVTAGERHLFHSYSVGGSTWSTNTNLTASITPSIVAENRYANLLVDLTDNVQVVWSGDDDVYHRTFSGSAWGAIYEAASGSGTGFSAPHCVMSRQGRIYMAYVSDAASPSKISFLLFNGVSWGSYETGGFTATVDQVTGTAGVASETSRGETFAFPQIALSGDTVWVFWVGQGTEVWPTTTELYYNRIDALDGEFTSGAGTALTTGEDASPQRFSAYADDLGNVHIAYPYATTADQDGIRYKTYDVSAADFSPATTATGRMIYVEGAAATQYAYEPRLICPSINGQVVPMLACGKAWTTLDGGDPRIVFKVIDGVLSILDQTNLNVVNDFLVWNHGAANSTAIPGVTFTITNSTDDISVTDDVDAIEFNVGDYFELDGTAPIKNDNLFVTDSDAHKLKVIRAYDNIDDCFGGAWRYEVPGKSDGSPLQTYKLGTVGGEGSYSVWASADSIPWTIVDDLLITGPTDRTCEVNRFTGEVRFGDGAHGLVPSDGIFIRVRYAESVDQAEYGRQGSSLGQLNLPRGIAARWNSRLGHFDIYLCDTGNNRLQKLAYLPSAAVDPDNWISPVVAWNAVSGATDLLSSPDDIEVVMQDQDVYLAVSDNGNGRLVLYRDDEATGSGGSTAPAFVTTIGSNGASLSQFLDPRGLAVMSEDTGLVVFTADADRDIVTKSLRRDWLAEEAGDSTGGGGPADNTMRIEMVDPIDDDTYLLLQRGATRTIELRASRTDSITALRTVLTFPPSMIDVISVNEGNLWSGERFTNKIFLYDFNNTAGTLEINASMVGDDDGLTTGSSRVIASIVVRADSFSVPSTGDFAFADSLADFRDVHNAEVSTWVGNDMHLRGGYLGDIASPSDDPGDPPNMIPAVDGRIDFADVNVFTQGWNGDGITFDPISDIGPYTGTTVPNLVANPDGRLDAYDLLSLSTMYNWYNSSSTTSLPEPPRANGTQLDAARAVAVVIRPTAHGWTAEVQARDVEALTTAHIYLAVDGPDATIDDASDGGFLGAGTTLFLRTVRGQAVDIAMGRLNPQAPTVSGSGVLASIELTGSAGLPPSISMFYELRDAHNQITATANVLGFEAEPVPSKFGLGTPFPNPFNATTTFTIELTDVAQAQLSVFNALGQHVATVVNRELPAGVHQIAWDARGATGTSLPTGIYFARLEANGLSAVRKIALLR